A region from the Manihot esculenta cultivar AM560-2 chromosome 13, M.esculenta_v8, whole genome shotgun sequence genome encodes:
- the LOC110607465 gene encoding probable O-methyltransferase 3, protein MINLGDAELLEAQAHVWNHIFNFINSMSLKCAVQLGIPDVIHRHGKPISLSQIISTLPVHPAKARCIPRLMRILVHSGFFARAKISENDDEEEGYVLTNASQLLLKDNPLSVTPFLIAMLDPILTGPWHYMSTWFLNDDVTPFDTAHAKTFWEYCGHEPNLNNFFNKAMASDARLITRVLINECKGVFEGLKSLVDVGGGTGTVAIAIAKAFPDLDCTVFDLPHVVADLEGTQNLEYIGGDMFEEIPPSDAILLKWILHSWNDEECVKILKRCKEAIKGRKGGKLIIIDMIVGSHNRDDDSTETQLSFDMLMMVLVTGRERNEKEWAKLFSDAGFSYHKINPVLGLRSIIEVYP, encoded by the exons ATGATTAATTTGGGTGATGCTGAGCTTCTTGAAGCTCAAGCACATGTATGGAATCACATCTTCAACTTCATCAACTCCATGTCCCTTAAATGTGCAGTTCAATTAGGAATCCCAGATGTAATCCACCGCCATGGCAAACCCATCTCCCTTTCTCAAATCATTTCTACTTTACCTGTCCACCCAGCCAAAGCTCGCTGTATCCCTCGCCTAATGCGCATTTTGGTTCACTCTGGCTTCTTTGCTCGAGCAAAAATCAGTGaaaatgatgatgaagaagaagggtACGTTCTCACCAATGCATCTCAGCTCCTCCTCAAGGACAACCCCTTGAGCGTGACACCATTCTTGATTGCCATGCTTGATCCTATTTTAACAGGACCATGGCATTATATGAGCACTTGGTTCCTAAACGATGATGTTACCCCATTTGATACAGCTCATGCGAAAACATTTTGGGAGTATTGTGGACATGAACCGAATCTCAACAATTTCTTTAACAAAGCAATGGCTAGTGATGCTAGGCTGATTACGCGAGTGCTGATCAATGAATGCAAGGGTGTTTTCGAGGGGTTGAAGTCATTGGTTGATGTTGGTGGTGGAACAGGGACTGTGGCCATAGCCATAGCTAAAGCTTTCCCTGACTTGGATTGCACTGTGTTTGATCTCCCACATGTTGTGGCTGATCTGGAAggcactcaaaacttggaatATATTGGAGGCGACATGTTCGAAGAAATTCCTCCTTCCGATGCAATTTTACTCAAG TGGATTTTGCATAGCTGGAATGACGAAGAATGTGTGAAGATACTGAAGAGATGTAAAGAAGCCATTAAAGGCAGAAAAGGAGGGAAGCTGATTATCATAGACATGATAGTGGGGAGCCATAATAGAGATGATGACTCCACTGAAACACAACTCTCGTTTGATATGCTGATGATGGTCTTAGTGACTGGTCGAGagagaaatgaaaaagaatgggcaaaactcttttctgatgCTGGTTTTAGTTATCATAAGATAAACCCCGTGCTGGGTTTAAGATCCATCATTGAAGTTTATCCTTAG